A window of the Cannabis sativa cultivar Pink pepper isolate KNU-18-1 chromosome X, ASM2916894v1, whole genome shotgun sequence genome harbors these coding sequences:
- the LOC133032174 gene encoding uncharacterized protein LOC133032174, with the protein MKKVLADSTCPMCGVFAESEWHILVSCNFAWSCFGFAGLAAVERDSFSSLLVWLEATANRVSSVELGKVVMLCWAIWAARNDLEREIFPCCLLSKVGDSLERWVKPISGIKLNVDAALFASLHKHGYGCVVRNSVDELVSVFARVKNGFEAPELAEIMGIREALSWLKNNQFSMAIIETDSLVCAAAIRSAETFASAFGLVVDECKNSFKSLSNVSIVFVKRSANRAAHFVARHSISLAERMFPINSVPSNLLSILASDCSMAPELILPLAEHFPGCITYRGNGYFASIKAKFEAFNLTERVKETPFGVFLECQ; encoded by the exons ATGAAGAAGGTTTTGGCCGATAGTACTTGTCCTATGTGTGGAGTTTTTGCTGAATCGGAATGGCACATTTTGGTCTCTTGCAATTTTGCTTGGTCATGCTTCGGTTTTGCTGGTCTTGCTGCTGTTGAGAGAGACTCATTCTCTTCTCTGCTGGTGTGGTTGGAAGCTACTGCTAATCGGGTTAGCAGTGTTGAATTAGGCAAAGTGGTGATGCTATGTTGGGCCATTTGGGCTGCGAGAAACGATTTG GAAAGGGAAATATTCCCTTGTTGTCTCCTCTCAAAAGTTGGAGATAGTTTAGAGCGGTGGGTTAAACCGATTTCAGGAATCAAACTCAATGTAGATGCTGCCCTTTTTGCTTCTCTTCATAAACACGGCTATGGTTGTGTGGTCAGAAACTCTGTTGATGAACTGGTATCAGTTTTTGCAAGGGTTAAGAATGGTTTTGAGGCTCCCGAACTGGCTGAAATAATGGGCATTCGGGAAGCCTTGAGTTGGCTCAAGAACAACCAGTTTTCAATGGCCATTATTGAGACAGATAGTCTCGTGTGTGCAGCAGCAATTAGAAGTGCAGAAACTTTTGCTTCTGCTTTCGGCTTGGTGGTGGATGAGtgtaaaaatagttttaaaagtTTGTCCAATGTTTCTATTGTGTTTGTTAAACGTTCTGCGAATCGTGCCGCGCACTTTGTTGCCCGGCACTCTATTTCTCTAGCTGAACGCATGTTTCCTATTAATAGTGTTCCCTCGAACTTATTGTCTATTCTTGCGAGCGATTGCTCG ATGGCTCCTGAACTTATTCTGCCCTTGGCTGAGCATTTTCCAGGATGTATCACGTACAGAGGAAATGGGTATTTTGCTTCAATAAAGGCTAAGTTTGAAGCCTTCAACTTGACTGAGAGGGTGAAGGAAACTCCCTTTGGAGTTTTTTTGGAATGCCAATGA